In the genome of Polaribacter atrinae, one region contains:
- a CDS encoding YraN family protein, whose translation MAEHNELGKKGEKLAIDFLLKNGYKILETNYRYLKAEVDIIAQKGEILAAVEVKTRSSDYFEEPQDAVKAKKIKLLVSAIDYYVVEKDLDVEVRFDIIAIIHHKKETKIEHLEDAFLHF comes from the coding sequence ATGGCAGAACACAATGAGCTTGGTAAAAAAGGAGAAAAATTAGCCATCGATTTTTTATTAAAAAATGGTTATAAAATTTTAGAAACAAACTACCGTTATTTAAAGGCAGAAGTAGATATTATTGCCCAAAAAGGAGAAATATTAGCTGCTGTAGAGGTAAAAACAAGAAGTTCAGATTATTTTGAGGAACCACAAGATGCTGTAAAGGCTAAAAAAATTAAATTATTAGTTTCTGCAATTGATTATTATGTGGTAGAAAAAGATTTAGATGTTGAGGTTCGGTTTGATATTATTGCTATTATTCATCATAAAAAAGAAACTAAAATTGAGCATTTAGAAGATGCTTTTCTTCATTTTTAA
- a CDS encoding LD-carboxypeptidase, which yields MNKKTLFTLSLLMIFSFVKAQEKLISPPYLQIGDTIAIVAPAGILKNREATIARAKQLAESWGLKVVLGEHIFNKDSHFAGSDDERAADFQKALDNPNFKAIWSGRGGYGSVRVLDKLDYTFFLEHPKWIIGYSDITAFHSHIHNLGVETMHAMMGSSVDDKPELIVETLSTFKKAIFGEQLKYTIPSSKYNRKGEVSGQIVGGNLALLASMLGSNSEVDTNGKILFIEEIGEYKYSIDRMLQSLKRAGYFDKCKGLIIGDISKIKSNSTNWGHTIEELVLDVVKEYNFPVMFDFPAGHEPDNRALILGRKIELTVGTGQSSVVFEN from the coding sequence TTGAATAAAAAAACACTTTTTACACTTTCACTTTTAATGATTTTCTCATTCGTAAAAGCACAAGAAAAATTAATTTCACCTCCCTACCTACAAATAGGAGATACTATTGCAATTGTTGCACCTGCCGGAATTTTAAAAAACCGAGAAGCAACCATTGCTAGAGCAAAACAATTAGCAGAAAGTTGGGGATTAAAAGTTGTTTTAGGAGAACATATTTTTAATAAAGACAGTCATTTTGCAGGTTCTGATGATGAAAGAGCAGCAGATTTTCAAAAAGCATTAGATAACCCAAATTTTAAAGCAATTTGGTCTGGACGTGGTGGTTATGGGTCTGTTAGGGTTTTAGATAAATTAGATTATACTTTTTTTCTAGAACATCCTAAATGGATTATTGGCTATTCAGATATTACGGCTTTTCATAGTCATATTCACAATCTTGGGGTAGAAACGATGCATGCAATGATGGGGTCTAGCGTAGATGATAAACCAGAGTTAATTGTAGAAACGTTGTCTACTTTTAAAAAAGCAATTTTTGGTGAGCAATTAAAATACACGATTCCTTCTTCTAAATACAATAGAAAAGGAGAGGTTAGCGGACAAATAGTAGGAGGTAACCTTGCATTATTAGCATCTATGTTGGGTTCTAATAGTGAGGTTGATACAAATGGTAAGATCCTTTTTATTGAAGAAATTGGAGAATATAAATATTCTATAGATAGAATGTTACAAAGCTTAAAACGTGCTGGTTATTTTGATAAATGTAAAGGTTTAATTATTGGAGACATTTCTAAAATCAAGAGTAATTCTACCAATTGGGGGCATACTATAGAAGAGCTTGTTCTAGATGTTGTAAAAGAGTATAATTTTCCGGTGATGTTTGATTTTCCTGCAGGTCACGAACCTGATAATAGAGCTTTAATTCTTGGAAGAAAAATAGAGTTGACAGTTGGAACAGGACAGAGTTCTGTGGTTTTTGAGAATTAA
- the metG gene encoding methionine--tRNA ligase codes for MSAPKRYTITAALPYTNGPIHIGHLAGVYVPADIYARYLRLTGNDVAYISGSDEHGAAIPMRAKKEGVSPQVIIDKYHGIIKKSFEDFGISFDNYSRTSAKIHHETASEFFTKMYNDGEFIEEVSAQLYDAEANQFLADRFVVGTCPKCGFEESYGDQCENCGTSHNATDLINPKSAITGNVPSVKETKHWFLPLDKHEAFLREWILEGHKKDWKPNVYGQVKSWVEDGLRPRAVTRDLDWGIPVPLKDAEGKVLYVWFDAPIGYISSTKEWAAREGKNWEDYWKKDDTKLVHFIGKDNIVFHCIIFPSMLKAHGDYILPDNVPANEFLNLEGNKLSTSKNWAVWLHEYLEEFPDQQDVLRYTLTANAPESKDNDFTWKDFQAKNNNELVAIFGNFINRVVVLTNKYYEGIIPAPNDFTEVDEDVLAAVKEFPNIIGKSIERYRFREASQELMNLARLGNKYLADEEPWKVIKVDAERVQTIMYVALQISAALAVVSKPFLPFTSDKLKGILNIDDKLSWNDITEKEILLPAAHQINKAELLFSKIEDKTIDAQIEKLEATKIANEQENKVVEPQKETIEFDDFTKLDIRIGTILEAEKVAKTKKLLKLKVDVGIDTRTIVSGIAESFKPEDIIGQQVSVLVNLAPRKIRGVESQGMILMTDTPDGKLAFVEPTKEVKNGQQVS; via the coding sequence ATGAGTGCTCCTAAAAGATATACAATTACTGCCGCTTTACCATATACAAATGGTCCAATACATATTGGTCACTTAGCAGGTGTTTACGTTCCTGCAGATATTTATGCGCGTTATTTACGTTTAACAGGTAATGATGTTGCCTACATTTCTGGTTCGGATGAGCATGGTGCTGCCATACCAATGAGAGCTAAAAAAGAAGGCGTTTCTCCGCAAGTAATTATTGATAAATACCACGGAATCATCAAAAAATCTTTTGAAGATTTCGGAATTTCTTTTGATAATTATTCTAGAACATCAGCTAAAATTCATCATGAAACTGCCTCAGAGTTTTTTACAAAAATGTATAATGATGGTGAGTTTATAGAAGAAGTTTCGGCACAATTGTATGACGCAGAAGCAAATCAGTTTTTAGCAGACAGGTTTGTGGTAGGAACTTGCCCAAAATGTGGTTTCGAAGAAAGTTATGGAGATCAATGTGAAAACTGTGGTACTTCTCACAACGCTACAGATTTAATTAATCCTAAATCTGCAATTACAGGAAATGTACCATCAGTAAAAGAAACAAAACACTGGTTTTTACCTCTAGATAAACACGAAGCTTTTTTACGTGAGTGGATTTTAGAAGGTCATAAAAAAGATTGGAAACCTAATGTTTACGGACAAGTAAAAAGTTGGGTAGAAGATGGTTTAAGACCAAGAGCAGTAACAAGAGATTTAGATTGGGGAATTCCGGTTCCTTTAAAAGATGCCGAAGGAAAAGTGTTATATGTTTGGTTTGATGCGCCAATTGGCTACATTTCATCTACCAAAGAATGGGCAGCAAGAGAAGGAAAAAACTGGGAAGATTATTGGAAAAAAGATGATACCAAATTGGTTCATTTTATAGGAAAAGACAATATTGTTTTTCACTGTATTATTTTTCCATCGATGTTAAAAGCACATGGAGATTATATTTTACCAGATAATGTACCTGCAAACGAGTTTTTAAATTTAGAAGGAAATAAATTATCGACTTCTAAAAACTGGGCAGTTTGGTTGCATGAGTATTTAGAAGAATTTCCAGATCAGCAAGATGTTTTACGTTATACATTAACTGCAAACGCACCAGAAAGTAAAGACAACGATTTTACTTGGAAAGATTTTCAGGCTAAAAACAACAACGAATTGGTTGCTATTTTTGGTAACTTTATCAACAGAGTTGTGGTTTTAACTAATAAATATTACGAAGGCATTATACCTGCGCCAAACGATTTTACAGAAGTAGATGAAGATGTTTTAGCAGCTGTAAAAGAGTTTCCGAATATTATTGGAAAGTCTATTGAAAGATATAGATTTAGAGAAGCTAGCCAAGAATTAATGAATTTAGCAAGACTCGGTAACAAGTATTTAGCCGATGAAGAGCCTTGGAAAGTTATAAAAGTAGATGCAGAACGTGTACAAACAATTATGTATGTTGCTTTGCAAATTTCTGCAGCTTTAGCAGTTGTTTCTAAACCATTTTTACCTTTTACTTCAGATAAATTAAAAGGTATTTTAAATATTGATGATAAACTGTCTTGGAATGATATTACTGAAAAAGAAATTTTATTACCTGCAGCTCATCAAATAAACAAAGCAGAATTATTGTTTTCTAAAATTGAGGATAAAACAATTGATGCTCAAATTGAAAAATTAGAAGCTACTAAAATTGCCAACGAACAAGAAAATAAAGTGGTAGAACCACAGAAAGAAACTATAGAATTTGATGATTTTACCAAACTAGATATTAGAATTGGTACCATTTTAGAAGCAGAAAAAGTAGCTAAAACTAAAAAGCTTTTAAAATTAAAGGTAGATGTTGGTATTGATACAAGAACCATTGTTTCTGGTATTGCAGAAAGCTTTAAACCAGAAGATATTATTGGTCAACAAGTTTCTGTTTTGGTAAACTTAGCACCTAGAAAAATTAGAGGTGTAGAAAGCCAAGGAATGATTTTAATGACAGATACTCCTGATGGAAAATTAGCCTTTGTAGAACCTACAAAAGAAGTTAAAAACGGACAACAAGTAAGTTAA
- a CDS encoding xanthine dehydrogenase family protein molybdopterin-binding subunit, which yields MESISKNNFSRRNFLKASVLASGGLLIGFNLLTACKPEAVMPVDIESLNFNDFNAFIKISDDGYVTIFSPNPEIGQGVKTAMPMLIAEELDVEWSKVNVAQGNLDTNNFTRQLAGGSQSIRFGWDALRQTGATTKQMLINAAAAKWNVDASTCKASKGIITNANGDQLGYGDVVKEAALLEVPENVTLKETKDYTIIGQEIVNVDIDKIITGKPLFGFDYKTDGMVIATVLRPPAFGQILESFDATAAKKVKGVIDVITIGDKIRQYVASGKTNWTFTMSETDKVVVIAENTWAAIKGKKALAAVWKKDSKLESTETHDKVLTEILEGKKLNTRREDGDIKKAFATADKVIEKTYHSPFLPHNCMEPMNFYADVTSEKIHLAGPVQTPEFAANVVADLLGFEVDKISLEMTRMGGGFGRRLYADFVYEAAEISNAIKKPVKLVSTREDDMTTGVYKPAVKYRIKAALKDGKVTGYHLKEAAVNGNMYGLIPNFFPAGCIPNYKVETGSYNSNITTGAWRAPYTNFLAFVEQSFFDELAAELNIDTIQLRLDLLQSVKGSTDEKIEYSGQRMEDTIKLVREKGNWGKTKEGVYQGFSAYYSHNTHVAEIAEMVLKDGFPVVKKVTVAVDCGIVVNPTGARNQVEGGVLDGIGHAMYAGFSFKDGKPNAKNFDTYRLIRMQETPKVVVHFVENDLSPTGLGEPGLPPAGGAVANAINAALGKRLYRQPFVNELNKSEVLG from the coding sequence ATGGAATCTATATCAAAAAATAATTTTAGTAGAAGAAACTTTTTAAAGGCATCAGTTTTAGCAAGTGGTGGTTTATTAATTGGCTTTAATTTATTAACGGCTTGTAAGCCAGAAGCAGTAATGCCTGTAGATATTGAGAGTTTAAACTTCAATGATTTTAATGCATTTATAAAAATTTCTGATGACGGTTATGTTACTATCTTTTCTCCAAATCCAGAAATTGGACAAGGTGTAAAAACAGCAATGCCAATGCTTATTGCAGAAGAATTAGATGTAGAATGGAGTAAAGTTAACGTAGCGCAAGGAAATTTAGACACTAATAATTTTACAAGACAATTGGCTGGCGGAAGTCAATCTATTCGATTTGGTTGGGATGCTTTAAGACAAACAGGAGCAACCACTAAACAAATGTTGATAAATGCTGCAGCTGCAAAATGGAATGTAGATGCAAGTACGTGTAAAGCATCAAAAGGAATTATTACCAATGCAAATGGAGATCAATTAGGTTATGGAGATGTTGTAAAAGAAGCAGCATTATTAGAAGTGCCAGAAAATGTAACATTAAAAGAAACTAAGGATTATACCATTATTGGTCAAGAAATTGTAAATGTAGATATTGATAAAATTATTACAGGAAAACCACTTTTTGGATTTGATTACAAAACAGACGGAATGGTGATTGCTACTGTTTTAAGACCACCCGCTTTCGGACAAATATTAGAAAGTTTTGATGCTACGGCCGCAAAAAAAGTAAAAGGAGTTATTGATGTAATTACGATTGGTGATAAGATAAGACAGTATGTGGCATCTGGTAAGACAAATTGGACATTTACCATGTCTGAAACAGATAAAGTAGTTGTTATTGCAGAAAATACTTGGGCGGCAATAAAAGGCAAAAAAGCACTTGCTGCTGTTTGGAAAAAAGATAGCAAATTAGAATCTACAGAAACCCATGATAAAGTTTTAACTGAAATTTTAGAGGGTAAAAAACTAAATACAAGAAGAGAAGATGGTGATATAAAAAAGGCTTTTGCCACTGCAGATAAAGTGATAGAAAAAACATATCATTCTCCTTTTTTACCACATAATTGTATGGAGCCCATGAATTTTTATGCTGATGTTACATCAGAAAAAATACATTTAGCAGGCCCTGTACAAACACCAGAATTTGCAGCAAATGTAGTTGCAGATTTATTAGGTTTTGAGGTAGATAAAATCTCGTTAGAAATGACCAGAATGGGTGGTGGTTTTGGTAGAAGATTGTACGCAGATTTTGTGTATGAAGCTGCAGAAATATCTAATGCCATTAAAAAACCGGTAAAATTAGTTTCTACTAGAGAAGATGATATGACAACGGGAGTTTATAAGCCAGCTGTAAAATATAGAATAAAGGCAGCTTTAAAAGACGGAAAGGTAACCGGTTATCATTTAAAGGAAGCCGCTGTAAATGGAAACATGTACGGATTGATTCCTAACTTTTTTCCTGCAGGATGTATCCCTAACTATAAAGTAGAAACAGGTAGTTATAATAGCAATATAACAACCGGAGCATGGAGAGCTCCTTACACCAATTTTTTAGCGTTTGTAGAACAAAGTTTCTTTGATGAATTAGCAGCAGAATTAAATATAGACACCATTCAACTACGTTTAGATTTATTGCAGTCTGTAAAAGGATCTACCGATGAAAAGATTGAATATTCTGGACAAAGAATGGAAGATACTATTAAATTAGTGAGAGAAAAAGGAAATTGGGGTAAAACAAAAGAAGGTGTTTACCAAGGTTTTTCTGCTTATTATAGCCATAATACACACGTTGCTGAAATTGCCGAAATGGTGTTAAAAGATGGTTTTCCTGTAGTTAAAAAAGTAACTGTTGCCGTAGATTGTGGTATTGTTGTAAACCCAACGGGAGCAAGAAACCAAGTAGAAGGTGGTGTTTTAGATGGAATAGGGCATGCTATGTATGCAGGTTTCTCTTTTAAAGATGGAAAACCAAATGCAAAAAACTTTGATACGTATCGTTTAATTAGAATGCAAGAAACTCCAAAAGTAGTAGTTCATTTTGTAGAAAATGATTTATCTCCAACCGGATTAGGAGAACCAGGTTTACCACCAGCAGGAGGCGCAGTGGCAAATGCAATTAACGCTGCATTGGGTAAGAGACTATATCGTCAGCCTTTTGTTAATGAATTGAATAAGAGTGAAGTTTTAGGATAG
- a CDS encoding (2Fe-2S)-binding protein gives MPNYTLHINGKERKVSADADTPLLWILRDELNLVGTKFGCGIAQCGACTVHLDGVATRSCQMQVSILDAVKITTIEGLSNDGKHPVQEAWKEIDVPQCGYCQAGQIMTASAFLAENKNPSEEEIREAMNGNICRCASYNRIEKAVKVAANKMS, from the coding sequence ATGCCAAATTACACACTTCATATTAACGGAAAAGAACGTAAAGTATCTGCAGATGCAGACACTCCATTGCTATGGATTTTAAGAGATGAACTAAATTTAGTAGGTACAAAATTTGGTTGCGGAATTGCGCAATGTGGCGCCTGCACTGTTCATCTAGATGGTGTTGCAACAAGAAGTTGTCAAATGCAAGTTTCTATTTTAGATGCTGTAAAAATCACCACTATAGAAGGGCTGTCTAATGATGGAAAACATCCGGTACAAGAGGCGTGGAAAGAGATAGATGTGCCGCAATGTGGCTATTGTCAGGCAGGTCAAATTATGACTGCTTCTGCTTTTTTAGCTGAAAATAAGAATCCTTCAGAGGAAGAAATTAGAGAAGCAATGAATGGTAACATTTGTAGATGTGCTTCATATAATAGAATTGAAAAAGCGGTAAAAGTTGCTGCAAATAAAATGTCTTAA
- a CDS encoding universal stress protein yields the protein MKNILLPTDFSDNSWNAIQYAVQLFKDEKCNFFIMNTYTPMIYDVEYMTPGVDGFNLIDVVRKTSEEGLDKLQQKIENQFKNPNHTYRKIASFNTLINEIEELHEKYVMDLILMGTKGATGLTEILFGSNTVHIIKNAKCPVLAIPSNYAFKAPKEVLFPSDYEVSFNEKQVKLIVDIGLSNSSRINIINTTYGDDLSKNQIENKQKLDKILKNVTHLFYSVSNQSVTGAISEFQLKMQINLLVMINNKHSFFENLFFKSTISQIGFHLNVPFLVIPSGEKTN from the coding sequence ATGAAAAATATACTTTTACCTACAGATTTTTCAGATAATTCGTGGAATGCAATTCAATATGCAGTTCAATTATTTAAGGACGAAAAATGTAATTTCTTTATAATGAATACTTATACACCAATGATTTATGATGTAGAGTATATGACACCGGGTGTTGACGGTTTTAATTTAATTGATGTTGTAAGAAAGACATCAGAGGAAGGACTTGATAAACTTCAACAAAAAATTGAAAATCAATTTAAAAATCCAAACCATACGTATCGTAAAATAGCTTCATTTAATACTTTAATAAATGAGATAGAAGAGTTGCATGAAAAATATGTAATGGATCTTATTTTAATGGGAACCAAAGGAGCAACGGGTTTAACCGAAATTTTATTTGGTTCTAACACCGTACATATAATTAAAAATGCAAAATGCCCAGTGTTAGCAATACCAAGTAATTATGCTTTTAAAGCTCCTAAAGAAGTATTATTTCCTTCGGACTATGAAGTTTCTTTTAATGAAAAACAAGTAAAACTAATTGTAGATATTGGCCTTTCTAATAGTTCTAGAATAAATATAATAAACACTACTTATGGCGATGATTTATCTAAAAATCAAATAGAAAATAAACAGAAGTTAGATAAAATATTAAAAAATGTTACCCATTTATTCTATAGTGTAAGCAACCAAAGTGTAACAGGTGCTATTTCTGAATTTCAATTAAAAATGCAAATAAATCTGTTAGTGATGATAAACAATAAGCATTCTTTTTTCGAAAATCTATTTTTTAAATCAACAATTAGTCAAATAGGTTTTCACTTAAATGTACCTTTCTTAGTAATTCCTTCAGGAGAAAAGACAAACTAA
- the hpf gene encoding ribosome hibernation-promoting factor, HPF/YfiA family, with translation MKMNIQFVNMSTSETMEAYTEKKLDGLVKKFETIIKADVFFKKENDSKNKGVICEIELSAPGPRLFASSNEKNYELAVKNTISDLEKQLQKRKAITKPYL, from the coding sequence ATGAAAATGAATATTCAATTTGTTAACATGTCTACAAGTGAAACTATGGAAGCTTATACAGAAAAAAAGCTAGATGGTTTGGTTAAAAAATTCGAAACAATTATTAAAGCAGATGTGTTTTTTAAAAAAGAAAATGATTCTAAAAACAAAGGCGTAATTTGTGAAATAGAATTAAGTGCACCAGGACCAAGATTATTTGCATCGTCAAATGAAAAAAATTACGAACTTGCTGTAAAAAATACTATTTCAGATTTAGAAAAGCAATTACAAAAGAGAAAGGCAATTACAAAACCTTATCTGTAA
- a CDS encoding universal stress protein yields the protein MKAILLPTDFSDNSWNAIEYALNFYKHSTCNFYLLHVNRLNNVVVDNYFYDNTQEIIIDVNVENAKKQLKELQQKIALNFNNNKNHKFYTLTDSNFFIESIRQHVEEKKIDVIVMGTKGASGFTGFITGSNTGDVITKVKCTTLVVPENAKFKKIEEIAFPTDFSLCNELQILEPIIAILEEKKSSLRVLNISKKVTVLNEDQRKSKELLEDYLYNYKHSFHFLTNKKVEDAVQCFVNSRNIDMIAMVAKNLNYFQQILFHTKVAEISYHTDVPFLVLHE from the coding sequence ATGAAAGCTATTTTACTCCCTACAGATTTTTCAGACAATTCTTGGAATGCTATTGAGTATGCTTTAAATTTTTATAAGCACTCAACGTGCAATTTTTATTTGTTACACGTTAATAGGTTAAATAACGTTGTAGTAGACAATTATTTTTATGATAACACTCAAGAAATAATTATAGATGTAAACGTAGAAAATGCAAAAAAACAATTAAAAGAACTTCAGCAAAAAATAGCGCTAAATTTTAATAATAATAAAAACCATAAATTTTATACTCTAACAGACTCTAATTTTTTTATTGAATCTATAAGACAACATGTAGAAGAAAAAAAAATAGATGTAATTGTTATGGGAACAAAAGGAGCTAGTGGTTTTACTGGTTTTATTACAGGCAGTAATACGGGAGATGTTATTACAAAAGTAAAGTGTACAACTTTAGTGGTGCCTGAAAATGCTAAATTTAAAAAAATAGAAGAAATTGCGTTTCCAACAGATTTTTCTTTGTGTAATGAATTACAAATTTTAGAACCAATAATAGCAATATTAGAAGAGAAAAAATCGTCTTTAAGGGTTTTAAATATAAGTAAAAAAGTTACAGTTTTAAATGAAGATCAACGAAAAAGTAAAGAACTACTCGAAGATTACTTATACAATTACAAACACAGTTTTCATTTTTTAACAAATAAAAAAGTAGAAGATGCTGTACAGTGTTTTGTAAATAGTAGAAACATAGATATGATTGCCATGGTTGCAAAAAATCTTAATTATTTTCAACAAATATTATTTCATACCAAGGTAGCGGAAATAAGTTATCATACCGATGTTCCTTTTTTAGTACTGCATGAATAA
- a CDS encoding response regulator: MRKILLIEDDVVLRENTSELLELSNYEVTSASNGKIGVQLAQKIVPDIIVCDIMMPELDGYGVLEALTKNEVTKHIPFIFLSAKTERSDVRKGMDLGADDYITKPFNEDELISAIESRLAKVSILKDRREINEAIEEEEEDIRSLNDLKNYFEDNGETFIFLKDASIYKEGNNSNYIYLINSGLIKCHKLDEQGKQLTTALYKEDDLFGYTSFSQNLAYQESATAIQKTELVGLSKKTLTGVLNKNHKVTLELIELLTEDLAVVKDQLLQMAYSSVSKKTAKTILMFAEKLNRKPEDQIKISRNDLASVAGIATETLIRTMSSFKKQGLIEIEGRTIRILDLEKLKEIS, translated from the coding sequence ATGAGAAAAATACTATTAATTGAGGATGATGTAGTTTTAAGAGAAAACACTTCAGAACTTTTAGAATTATCAAACTATGAAGTTACGAGTGCTTCTAATGGTAAAATAGGTGTACAACTAGCCCAAAAAATAGTACCAGATATTATTGTTTGTGATATTATGATGCCAGAGTTAGATGGTTATGGTGTTCTAGAAGCTTTAACTAAAAATGAAGTTACCAAACACATTCCGTTTATCTTCTTATCTGCAAAAACAGAAAGAAGTGATGTAAGAAAAGGGATGGATTTAGGGGCAGATGATTATATAACAAAGCCTTTTAATGAAGATGAATTAATAAGTGCTATAGAAAGTAGGTTGGCTAAAGTATCGATACTAAAAGATCGTAGAGAAATAAACGAAGCCATAGAAGAAGAGGAAGAAGATATAAGAAGCCTTAATGATTTAAAAAATTATTTTGAAGATAACGGTGAAACCTTTATTTTTCTTAAAGATGCAAGTATCTATAAAGAAGGTAATAACTCTAATTACATTTACTTAATAAATAGCGGACTCATAAAATGCCATAAGTTAGATGAGCAAGGCAAACAGTTAACTACGGCTTTATACAAAGAAGATGATTTATTTGGTTACACTTCTTTTTCTCAAAATTTAGCCTATCAAGAATCTGCAACTGCAATTCAGAAAACAGAATTAGTTGGGCTTTCTAAAAAAACATTAACAGGTGTCTTAAATAAAAACCATAAAGTAACGCTAGAATTAATAGAGTTGTTAACAGAAGACTTAGCTGTTGTAAAAGACCAACTTTTGCAAATGGCTTATAGTTCTGTAAGTAAAAAAACAGCTAAGACAATTTTAATGTTTGCAGAGAAATTAAATAGAAAACCAGAAGATCAAATTAAAATTTCTAGAAACGATTTAGCTAGTGTTGCAGGTATTGCAACAGAAACTTTAATAAGAACAATGTCTAGTTTTAAAAAGCAAGGTCTTATAGAAATAGAAGGTAGAACAATTAGAATTTTAGACTTAGAAAAATTAAAAGAAATTTCTTGA
- a CDS encoding PAS domain-containing sensor histidine kinase produces the protein MLSKDRDVFNVLFEAVSEGVVVVNGKQNIVSVNSSVEKMFGYNTGELINQPLNVLIPKNYHAGHGAHFKGFMMNKEKRQMGNGRDLYGARKNGDIFPLEAGLNPFQINGETFIMALVIDISVRKQQEEEIFQLNDELEKKVCERTKELSKTVQELKTVNIELDAENQKRIDAENKIKDALKKEKELNELKTKFLSLVSHEFKTPLSGILTSTMLLGKYKLTEQQEKRNKHLETITNKVHYLNNILNDFLSIEILETGKINYKFHTFKLSKVVDEVIYNANMLLKQGQRIKYPEDIDEISLTQDEKTIALALSNLINNAIKYSPENTEIDIKIKQDNTATTIKIKDQGIGIPKADQKNIFNRYFRAENALLTEGTGIGLNIIKSHLQNLGGTITFESEENKGSTFTLKIINTAK, from the coding sequence ATGCTAAGTAAAGATCGGGATGTTTTTAATGTACTTTTTGAAGCTGTTTCGGAGGGTGTTGTAGTTGTAAATGGCAAACAAAATATAGTTTCTGTAAATAGTTCTGTAGAAAAAATGTTTGGTTATAATACAGGAGAACTTATAAACCAACCGCTTAATGTTTTAATTCCTAAGAATTATCATGCTGGTCATGGAGCCCATTTTAAGGGTTTTATGATGAATAAAGAAAAACGGCAGATGGGGAATGGGAGAGACTTATATGGAGCCCGAAAAAATGGAGACATTTTTCCGTTAGAAGCAGGTTTAAATCCGTTTCAAATAAATGGAGAAACTTTTATAATGGCTTTAGTTATAGATATTTCTGTTCGTAAGCAACAAGAAGAAGAAATATTTCAGCTAAATGATGAGCTAGAAAAAAAGGTTTGTGAGAGAACAAAAGAATTAAGCAAAACGGTTCAAGAGTTAAAGACTGTAAACATAGAGTTGGATGCCGAAAATCAAAAAAGGATAGACGCAGAGAACAAAATTAAAGATGCTTTAAAAAAAGAAAAAGAATTGAATGAACTAAAAACAAAGTTTTTGTCTTTAGTTTCTCATGAGTTTAAAACACCGTTAAGTGGTATTTTAACTTCTACAATGCTTTTGGGTAAGTATAAGTTAACAGAACAACAAGAAAAAAGAAATAAGCATTTAGAGACCATTACCAATAAAGTACATTATTTAAATAATATTTTAAATGATTTTCTATCAATAGAAATATTAGAAACTGGTAAAATAAATTATAAGTTTCATACTTTTAAATTAAGTAAGGTAGTAGATGAGGTAATCTATAATGCAAACATGCTTTTAAAGCAAGGACAAAGAATTAAATACCCAGAAGATATAGATGAAATTTCTTTAACACAAGATGAAAAAACAATAGCATTGGCATTGTCCAATTTAATAAACAATGCTATTAAATATTCGCCAGAGAATACGGAAATTGATATCAAAATAAAGCAAGATAATACAGCTACTACTATTAAAATAAAAGACCAAGGAATTGGGATTCCAAAAGCAGATCAAAAAAATATATTTAACCGTTATTTTAGAGCAGAAAATGCTTTATTAACCGAAGGAACAGGAATTGGTTTAAATATTATTAAAAGTCATTTACAAAACTTAGGCGGAACGATTACTTTTGAAAGTGAAGAGAATAAAGGATCAACGTTTACATTGAAGATTATTAATACAGCAAAATGA